In the Chroococcidiopsis sp. SAG 2025 genome, one interval contains:
- a CDS encoding DUF1156 domain-containing protein, with protein MNIERRLIEDFIPIREISAEAAREKFIRKGHISTLHLWWARRPLVAARAAVFAALVAAPETYQKRTCLKKTMVELCRWEAGENTIDRAKKKILEAQRERLNLPADTPLNEVPPPKVLDIFAGGGAIPLEALRLGCETYAIDLNPVAHIIELCTLVYPQKYGKKLADEVEKWGNWVIENVRAEIGDLYPAIKIDEVLPEEFEQIELLPKSKPKQLSLAKTLTPVAYLWTRTVKCPNPACGASVPLVRQTWLCKKSKKYVALKVIPNYETKEVEFEVVESTTEKGLGFDPATGSSRGNSICRHCGTTVKSDYIKEQGKASKINQQLMAIVCTTPGSKGKTYLSGDRYQNYVPDDAAIQLRLEQICKETNLTIPNEPIFSGDTRAFFTHLYGLDNFGKLFTSRQLLALMTFVKWVKLAHEEMVQQGYKEDLGKAIATYLGLLLSKISDINNSLCHYEPVAQCARNLFGRQAIPMVWDFGENVPTGKSSGSWKEHLTRVLDSINITLLDKFANTQRGSAMSLPFESEYLDAVITDPPYFDSVPYADLSDFFYVWLKRSIGHLYPEHFSGQLTPKKNEAIMEPSRHEGNKAKAAKAYEDMMHKAFCESSRVLKPGGVMVVVYAHKTTSGWVTLIDSLRRAGFTITEAWPLDTEMGSRLRGQNSAALASSIFLVARKRTDSTVGDYATQVKPQLAEIVKERVKTLMEEGVTGADLVIACVGAGLRAYTQYDRVELPNGDELNAQTFLDEVQKEVLETILTEVLFCDKRGVSAVDKPTQYYILGRYEYGEAIVEFDEANTLARGVGVELDGVGGLTDGKLALIKKTKNQVQLRDYSERGSHEELGIIKSANSYQLMANGTISNEQLAISPTLIDILHRLLYLAEKKPQDISSFIALAQPDANQLRLVAQALAGRTLIANTGQEVAINRTQEQRAIDTLLASWKRLIEDNLFTQSK; from the coding sequence ATGAACATAGAGCGTCGCTTAATTGAAGATTTTATTCCTATTCGCGAGATTTCTGCCGAGGCAGCGCGAGAGAAATTTATTCGCAAAGGACATATTTCAACTTTGCATTTATGGTGGGCGCGGCGACCTTTAGTAGCAGCACGGGCAGCAGTTTTTGCAGCTTTGGTTGCTGCACCAGAAACTTATCAAAAACGTACTTGCTTAAAGAAAACGATGGTTGAACTCTGCCGCTGGGAGGCAGGAGAAAATACAATTGATAGAGCTAAAAAGAAAATATTAGAAGCTCAAAGAGAAAGATTAAATTTACCAGCAGATACTCCATTGAATGAAGTGCCACCGCCAAAAGTTTTGGATATTTTCGCTGGTGGAGGCGCGATACCGTTAGAGGCTTTGCGTTTGGGTTGTGAAACTTATGCGATAGATTTGAATCCAGTTGCTCATATTATTGAGCTTTGCACTCTGGTTTATCCTCAAAAGTATGGAAAGAAATTAGCTGATGAAGTAGAAAAGTGGGGTAATTGGGTTATTGAAAATGTTCGAGCAGAAATTGGCGATCTTTATCCAGCGATTAAAATAGATGAAGTTTTACCAGAAGAATTTGAGCAAATAGAATTATTGCCAAAATCTAAACCCAAGCAGTTAAGTTTAGCCAAAACTCTTACACCAGTTGCTTATTTGTGGACGCGCACAGTTAAATGTCCTAATCCTGCTTGTGGTGCATCTGTGCCATTAGTGCGCCAAACTTGGTTGTGCAAGAAGTCGAAAAAATATGTTGCGCTTAAAGTTATTCCAAATTATGAGACAAAAGAAGTTGAATTTGAAGTCGTTGAATCAACCACAGAAAAAGGATTAGGTTTTGACCCTGCCACTGGTAGTTCCAGGGGGAATTCTATCTGTCGGCATTGTGGGACAACAGTTAAAAGTGATTACATAAAAGAGCAAGGTAAAGCTAGCAAAATTAATCAGCAATTAATGGCAATTGTCTGTACTACTCCAGGCTCTAAGGGTAAGACTTATCTATCTGGCGATCGCTATCAAAATTATGTTCCAGATGATGCAGCTATTCAATTAAGGTTAGAACAGATTTGTAAAGAAACAAATTTAACGATTCCTAATGAACCAATTTTTTCTGGCGACACGAGAGCATTTTTTACTCATTTATACGGTTTAGATAATTTTGGCAAGCTGTTTACTTCTCGGCAACTGCTAGCACTAATGACATTTGTGAAGTGGGTGAAGCTAGCACATGAAGAGATGGTACAGCAAGGGTATAAGGAGGATTTGGGAAAAGCGATCGCAACTTATCTCGGCTTGCTACTAAGCAAGATTTCTGATATTAATAACTCTTTATGTCACTATGAACCAGTAGCGCAATGTGCAAGAAATCTCTTTGGTAGACAAGCAATTCCAATGGTCTGGGACTTCGGTGAAAATGTCCCTACTGGCAAATCATCCGGCTCATGGAAAGAACATCTTACAAGAGTTTTAGATAGCATTAACATCACTCTTCTAGATAAATTTGCCAATACTCAACGCGGTTCTGCGATGTCATTGCCATTTGAATCAGAATATTTAGATGCAGTCATTACAGATCCGCCTTATTTTGATTCTGTACCCTATGCCGATCTTTCAGACTTTTTCTATGTTTGGCTAAAACGCTCTATTGGTCATCTTTATCCAGAGCATTTTTCCGGTCAACTAACTCCCAAGAAAAATGAAGCCATCATGGAACCTTCGCGACACGAAGGTAATAAAGCCAAAGCAGCAAAAGCCTACGAAGACATGATGCACAAAGCATTCTGCGAATCTAGTAGAGTGCTGAAACCAGGTGGCGTGATGGTTGTCGTGTATGCTCACAAAACTACATCAGGATGGGTAACGCTAATTGACTCCCTGAGACGGGCAGGATTTACCATTACCGAAGCATGGCCTCTTGATACTGAAATGGGATCGCGGTTGCGCGGTCAAAATTCAGCTGCACTCGCTTCCAGCATCTTCCTCGTTGCCCGCAAACGTACAGATTCAACCGTGGGCGACTATGCAACCCAAGTCAAACCCCAACTAGCAGAAATCGTCAAAGAAAGAGTCAAAACCCTGATGGAAGAAGGTGTCACAGGTGCAGATCTCGTCATTGCCTGCGTCGGTGCTGGATTACGAGCATACACCCAATACGATCGCGTAGAACTGCCCAACGGCGACGAACTGAATGCTCAAACCTTCTTGGACGAAGTACAAAAAGAAGTCCTCGAAACCATCCTTACAGAAGTATTATTCTGCGACAAACGCGGCGTGAGTGCTGTCGATAAACCTACCCAATACTACATCCTGGGACGCTACGAATACGGCGAAGCCATAGTTGAATTTGACGAAGCCAATACCCTAGCGCGGGGTGTAGGTGTCGAACTCGATGGAGTTGGTGGACTAACTGACGGCAAACTCGCCCTTATCAAGAAAACCAAAAATCAAGTACAACTGCGCGATTATAGCGAAAGAGGTTCCCACGAAGAATTAGGCATTATTAAATCTGCTAATAGCTATCAGCTAATGGCTAATGGAACAATTAGCAATGAACAATTAGCAATTAGCCCTACATTAATTGACATCCTTCATCGCCTGCTGTACCTAGCAGAGAAGAAACCCCAAGATATTTCTAGCTTTATTGCCCTAGCCCAACCTGATGCTAACCAACTGCGCCTCGTCGCCCAAGCTTTAGCTGGACGTACCCTAATTGCTAACACTGGGCAAGAAGTTGCCATCAACCGTACCCAAGAGCAACGAGCTATAGACACTCTACTGGCTTCGTGGAAACGGCTCATAGAAGACAATCTTTTCACCCAAAGCAAATAG
- a CDS encoding four helix bundle protein, whose amino-acid sequence MGKPNFEKLQVYQLAEKLADEIWHLVEAWNQFAKDTVGKQIVRAADSIGANIAEGEGRYNFQDNRRFVKIARGSLNETIHWLRRAYTRNLLTKEQVNTIKPIIDELSPKLNAYLKSIGN is encoded by the coding sequence ATGGGAAAACCTAATTTTGAAAAGTTACAAGTATATCAATTGGCTGAGAAACTAGCAGATGAAATTTGGCATCTGGTTGAAGCTTGGAATCAATTTGCTAAAGATACGGTTGGTAAGCAAATTGTTCGTGCTGCCGATAGCATTGGTGCAAACATTGCAGAGGGTGAAGGACGATATAACTTTCAAGACAATCGACGTTTTGTGAAAATCGCTAGAGGTTCTTTAAATGAAACAATTCATTGGTTGAGACGAGCATATACTCGAAATCTCTTAACCAAAGAACAAGTAAACACAATCAAACCAATAATTGACGAACTATCCCCCAAACTTAACGCCTACTTAAAATCTATCGGCAATTAA
- a CDS encoding type II toxin-antitoxin system HicA family toxin has protein sequence MSASFTPDLKKLLSEAGCYFIRQGRGNHEIWYSPITERNFVVDSSIKSRHTANAVLKQAGLDKAF, from the coding sequence ATGAGTGCGTCTTTTACTCCCGATTTAAAAAAGTTACTTTCTGAAGCTGGGTGCTACTTTATACGGCAAGGTAGAGGCAACCATGAAATTTGGTACAGTCCGATTACAGAACGAAATTTTGTAGTAGATAGTTCTATCAAATCGCGTCATACAGCTAACGCAGTTTTGAAACAAGCAGGACTCGATAAAGCTTTTTAA
- a CDS encoding helicase-related protein: MSRLFGKRISIPGQFTGAVTVESAKLLDDTWLLRVRDAIGELHDAYLTAAEAEAILASDEQESEVPVEADRFFLFIESARIKTAYDHDPHFAVSLSGVRPLPHQLEAVYERILPQVRLRFLLADDPGAGKTIMAGLLLKELKLRNAVERVLILAPAPLTLQWQDELKIKFSETFEVINSVVAKGQLAGNPWERFRQCIASIDFAKRDDIVPGILQVDWDLVIIDEAHKCSARTQGEDLRRTGRYKLAEELSRISERILLLTATPHQGNVDQFHNFLRLLDPDQFISDQLNPQILKLEDSPWFLRRIKEELVDFDGRKLFRDRIPLTIPFELSKPEKYLYEQVTKYINKYLGKTKGRKQAAVALARTVLQRRLASSLNAIFSSLKKRQRRFADLLEELAGLSVAEQRDRLLNLGKPVDAELESDDCDEEELDNLAVESTVAEQLDQLREELRELERLVKLAQQTIDIGTEKKLNALKDCLTRAEFDELKDGRGKLLIFTEHRDTLEYLKKNLSDWGYSTCEIHGGMNVVARKDAQKDFQLHKQICLATEAAGEGINLQFCRLMINYDLPWNPNRLEQRMGRIHRIGQKQNVYIFNFAALNTVEGRVLEKLLSKLDEIRAAMDSDRVFDVIGQLLQLNDIRFEEMLREATYGKALEDEVLTQIEKLDPKRLEELEQATGVALATTHVDLSQIRRTQTKDYISEEQRLMPRYVEEFFKRTCEFFRVNLETRADGLWRIPYVKEEFRSGNLHAVRRLGTPEKNYPKLTFYKEHLSNATHQDAELLSPGHPLFAAIAERLDLQLNEQVRSRTAIFLDADADKPYRIYFFEVQVAGQQRQGKDVVIKAQLCAISEASPFQGIAQSTDGQLTLVSPDVLHDLAPALESPPNLTIQPPTPQEQQQVEEWLKVKIQFATIKQEQQNRQRELQIRQDYLQRAMESKIREEQSKQMKLAAKVAAGDETYRVSRDNAQKKVRDLQERYKTKQTELDYLKIVRPGRVAYLGTALVYPGAAVVTDCAQMRNDPEVEAIAMQFVMNYERDRGWQPQDISKDGDGSGFDIRSVGAADPVTGKSPVRRIEVKGRAQFNQPVSLTINEWRKAQQLGDSYWLYVVWGWQYSKSATANNSKPC; the protein is encoded by the coding sequence ATGTCACGACTCTTCGGGAAACGGATCTCTATACCAGGACAATTTACTGGTGCTGTAACGGTTGAATCAGCAAAACTTTTAGATGATACATGGTTACTAAGAGTTCGCGACGCGATCGGTGAATTACACGATGCTTACCTCACAGCAGCAGAAGCCGAGGCAATTTTAGCCAGCGACGAGCAGGAATCGGAAGTTCCTGTAGAGGCAGATCGGTTTTTCTTATTTATTGAATCAGCCCGCATTAAAACAGCATACGACCACGATCCTCATTTTGCCGTTAGCCTGAGTGGAGTTCGTCCCCTACCACACCAGTTAGAAGCTGTCTACGAGCGCATCCTACCCCAAGTAAGGCTGCGATTCTTACTAGCTGACGATCCTGGGGCTGGAAAGACGATTATGGCAGGGCTGCTACTGAAGGAATTGAAGCTAAGAAATGCCGTCGAACGAGTTTTAATTCTTGCCCCAGCACCCTTAACCCTGCAATGGCAGGATGAGCTAAAAATTAAGTTTTCGGAAACCTTTGAAGTCATTAACTCAGTTGTGGCTAAAGGGCAGTTGGCGGGGAATCCTTGGGAGAGATTCCGTCAGTGTATTGCTTCGATTGATTTTGCCAAGCGGGATGATATCGTCCCAGGTATCCTGCAAGTAGATTGGGATTTAGTCATCATTGACGAAGCGCATAAATGCTCGGCTCGGACTCAGGGAGAAGACCTGCGCCGCACTGGGCGTTACAAGTTGGCAGAAGAATTATCGCGGATTTCCGAGCGGATTTTGCTACTCACCGCTACACCACACCAAGGTAATGTCGATCAATTCCATAACTTTCTGCGATTGCTCGATCCCGATCAGTTTATCTCCGACCAACTGAATCCCCAAATCCTGAAACTGGAAGATAGCCCCTGGTTTTTGCGCCGGATTAAAGAAGAATTAGTAGATTTCGACGGTCGCAAATTATTTCGCGATCGCATCCCACTGACAATACCTTTTGAGCTATCCAAACCAGAAAAGTATTTGTACGAACAAGTAACAAAATACATCAACAAATATTTAGGAAAAACCAAAGGACGGAAGCAAGCCGCAGTAGCTTTGGCGCGAACCGTGTTACAGCGACGATTGGCAAGCAGCCTGAATGCGATTTTCAGCTCGTTGAAAAAACGACAGCGACGATTTGCCGATCTGCTGGAAGAATTGGCTGGGTTATCTGTCGCCGAACAACGCGATCGCCTGTTAAATTTAGGCAAGCCAGTGGATGCTGAATTAGAAAGCGATGACTGCGATGAAGAGGAATTAGACAACCTAGCAGTTGAGTCAACTGTAGCAGAACAATTAGATCAATTGCGCGAGGAATTACGGGAACTAGAGCGGTTAGTGAAATTAGCCCAGCAGACAATTGACATCGGTACAGAGAAAAAACTCAACGCCCTCAAAGATTGCTTGACACGAGCAGAATTTGACGAACTAAAAGACGGACGCGGCAAACTACTCATATTTACCGAGCATCGAGATACGCTGGAATATCTCAAAAAAAATCTCAGCGACTGGGGCTATAGCACCTGCGAAATTCATGGCGGTATGAATGTCGTAGCAAGGAAAGATGCTCAAAAGGATTTCCAACTTCATAAACAGATTTGCTTGGCGACAGAAGCAGCAGGAGAAGGAATCAATTTGCAATTTTGTCGGTTGATGATTAACTACGATTTACCCTGGAACCCCAACCGTTTAGAACAACGGATGGGGCGCATTCACCGCATCGGTCAAAAGCAGAATGTTTATATTTTTAACTTTGCTGCCCTCAATACTGTAGAAGGGCGAGTATTAGAAAAACTGCTGTCAAAGCTAGATGAAATTCGCGCCGCGATGGACAGCGATCGCGTGTTTGATGTGATTGGGCAACTGCTGCAACTCAACGATATCCGATTTGAGGAGATGTTACGCGAAGCCACCTACGGCAAAGCTTTGGAAGACGAAGTCCTAACGCAGATTGAAAAACTCGATCCCAAACGCCTAGAAGAATTAGAACAAGCAACAGGTGTAGCACTAGCAACTACCCATGTAGATTTATCTCAAATTCGTCGCACTCAAACCAAAGACTATATTTCAGAAGAACAGCGGTTGATGCCGCGCTATGTCGAGGAATTTTTTAAACGAACTTGCGAGTTTTTCAGAGTGAATTTAGAAACCCGTGCCGATGGTTTGTGGCGCATCCCCTACGTCAAAGAAGAGTTTCGTTCTGGCAATTTACATGCCGTGCGACGGTTGGGAACGCCAGAAAAAAACTATCCCAAGCTAACTTTTTATAAAGAGCATTTATCGAACGCTACCCATCAGGATGCGGAATTACTCTCACCTGGACACCCCTTGTTTGCCGCGATCGCGGAACGGTTAGATCTCCAACTGAACGAACAAGTCCGCAGTAGAACCGCCATTTTTCTCGATGCCGATGCCGATAAACCATACCGGATCTACTTCTTTGAGGTGCAGGTAGCCGGACAGCAACGACAAGGTAAGGATGTGGTAATTAAAGCCCAATTGTGTGCGATAAGCGAAGCATCGCCCTTTCAGGGCATCGCCCAATCAACTGACGGACAACTCACATTAGTATCCCCAGATGTCCTACACGATCTCGCTCCCGCTTTAGAATCACCACCAAACTTGACGATTCAACCGCCCACACCTCAAGAACAACAGCAGGTGGAAGAATGGCTCAAGGTCAAAATTCAGTTTGCCACGATTAAACAAGAACAGCAAAACCGCCAGCGAGAATTACAGATTCGCCAAGATTATTTGCAACGGGCGATGGAATCAAAGATTCGGGAGGAGCAAAGCAAACAGATGAAATTGGCGGCGAAAGTCGCAGCTGGGGATGAAACTTATCGAGTTTCCAGAGACAACGCCCAAAAGAAAGTGCGCGATTTACAAGAACGCTACAAAACCAAACAGACAGAACTAGATTATCTCAAAATTGTGCGTCCTGGTCGCGTTGCCTATTTAGGTACTGCCCTAGTCTATCCAGGTGCGGCAGTTGTGACAGACTGCGCCCAAATGCGAAACGATCCCGAAGTGGAAGCGATCGCCATGCAATTTGTGATGAACTACGAACGCGATCGCGGTTGGCAGCCGCAGGATATTAGTAAAGATGGCGATGGCAGCGGGTTTGATATTCGCAGTGTCGGAGCGGCAGATCCAGTCACCGGAAAATCCCCCGTGCGACGAATTGAAGTCAAAGGACGCGCCCAATTCAATCAACCAGTGTCGCTTACAATCAATGAGTGGCGCAAAGCCCAGCAATTGGGAGATTCCTACTGGCTGTATGTCGTCTGGGGTTGGCAATACTCCAAATCCGCAACTGCTAACAATTCAAAACCCTGCTAG
- a CDS encoding DUF1902 domain-containing protein, with protein MTQTKFQIQAFWDSDAQVWVATSDDIPGLATEASTLEFLTQKLRDMIPELVTLNKVLPTNYVGSISFYLISYRQELIEVA; from the coding sequence GTGACACAAACTAAATTTCAAATTCAAGCGTTTTGGGATTCAGACGCACAAGTTTGGGTAGCAACTAGTGATGATATTCCTGGGTTAGCTACTGAAGCTTCTACTCTTGAATTTCTTACACAAAAACTTCGAGATATGATTCCCGAACTCGTTACTTTAAATAAAGTTTTGCCCACTAATTATGTAGGCTCTATTAGCTTTTACTTAATTAGTTATCGTCAAGAATTAATAGAAGTTGCTTAA